GCGTGTCGTTGTCTGTGTTCATGGGCTGACACGCAACGGACGCGATTTCGACGATCTCGCCCGGGCGCTGGCCGACGATTTCCGCGTCGTGTGTCCGGACGTGGTGGGGCGCGGGCGCAGCGACTGGCTGGCGGTGAAGGCCGACTACGGCTTCCCGCTTTACGTGGCGGACATGATCACGCTCATCGCGCGGCTCGACGTCGAGCAGGTGAACTGGGTCGGCACATCGATGGGCGGCATCATCGGCATGCTCGTCGCCAGTCAGCCACATACCCCGATCGCGCGGCTGGTGCTCAACGATGTCGGTCCGGTGATCACTGCGGTGTCGTTGCAGCGCATCGCACAGTACGTGGGTACGGCGCCGAAGTTCCCGACGATGGAGGCCGCCGAGGCCTATATCCGCATGGTGAGCGCGCCCTTCGGTCCGCTGAGCGATGCCCAGTGGCGGCACCTCACCAACTTTTCGGTGCGTCCGGTGGGTGGTCCCGGCGGCGGCTTTGCGATGGTGTACGACCCGGGCCTGGGCGATGTCTTCCGCGCGGCGCCCGTCAGCGAGGACATCGACCTGTGGCCGGTGTACGAGCGCGTCGCCTGTCCGACCCTGGCCCTGCGCGGTGCCGAGTCCGACCTGCTGGAGCGCTCGACCTTCCTTGCCATGGCCGAGCAGGGCCCGCGGGCGCGGACGGTCGAGTTTGATGGCGTCGGTCACGCGCCGATGCTGATGGATCCCGCGCAGATCGCCGTCGTACGCGACTTCCTGCTGGCAGCTTGAGTCCCGGCCTTACCAGCCGGGGTTGAGTCGTTTCGCTTCGGCGATCTCGGCGCGAA
This genomic window from Thauera humireducens contains:
- a CDS encoding alpha/beta fold hydrolase, producing the protein MAYTEWGAPDNPRVVVCVHGLTRNGRDFDDLARALADDFRVVCPDVVGRGRSDWLAVKADYGFPLYVADMITLIARLDVEQVNWVGTSMGGIIGMLVASQPHTPIARLVLNDVGPVITAVSLQRIAQYVGTAPKFPTMEAAEAYIRMVSAPFGPLSDAQWRHLTNFSVRPVGGPGGGFAMVYDPGLGDVFRAAPVSEDIDLWPVYERVACPTLALRGAESDLLERSTFLAMAEQGPRARTVEFDGVGHAPMLMDPAQIAVVRDFLLAA